The Indicator indicator isolate 239-I01 chromosome 30, UM_Iind_1.1, whole genome shotgun sequence genome has a window encoding:
- the LOC128976812 gene encoding argininosuccinate lyase isoform X2, giving the protein MAAEGNKLWGGRFSGSTDPVMEILNASISYDQRLSEVDIQGSMAYAKALEKAGILSKAELEKILSGLEKISEEWSKGVFVVTQSDEDIHTANERRLKELIGDVAGKLHTGRSRNDQVVTDLKLFLKNSLSIISTHLLQLIKTLVERAAIEIDVILPGYTHLQKAQPIRWSQFLLSHAVALTRDSERLGEVKRRINVLPLGSGALAGNPLAIDRELLCTELDFASISLNSMDAVSERDFVVEFLSVASLLMIHLSKMAEDLIIYSTSEFGFVTLSDAYSTGSSLMPQKKNPDSLELIRSKAGRVFGRLAAILMVLKGLPSTYNKDLQEDKEAVFDVVDTLNAVLQVATGVISTLQINKETMEKALTPEMLATDLALYLVHKGMPFRQAHVASGKAVHLAETKGIPISALSLDDLKSISPLIGSDVSQVFNVVNSVEQYTAMGGTAKSSVSTQIEQLREILKRLKEQA; this is encoded by the exons gGGAATAAACTGTGGGGAGGAAGATTCAGTGGAAGCACAGATCCAGTCATGGAGATCCTCAATGCTTCCATTAGCTATGATCAGAGACTGTCTGAAGTGGATATCCAGGGGAGCATGGCTTATGCCAAAGCCTTGGAGAAGGCTGGGATCCTATCTAAAGCTGAGCTGGAGAAGATCCTGAGTGGCCTGGAAaag ATCTCTGAGGAATGGTCTAAAGGAGTCTTTGTGGTGACCCAAAGCGATGAGGATATCCACACTGCCAACGAACGCAGGCTAAAG GAGCTGATTGGAGATGTAGCTGGGAAGCTGCACACTGGGAGGAGCAGGAATGACCAG GTGGTGACTGACTTGAAGCTGTTCCTGAAGAATTCCCTCTCTATCATCTCCActcacctcctgcagctcatCAAGACCCTGGTGGAACGTGCTGCCAT AGAAATTGATGTCATCTTGCCTGGCTACACTCACCTGCAGAAAGCTCAGCCCATCAGATGGAGCCAGTTCTTGCTCAG CCATGCTGTTGCTCTGACCCGGGATTCTGAGCGTCTGGGAGAAGTGAAGAGGAGGATCAATGTCTTGCCTTTGGGAAG TGGTGCTCTGGCTGGCAACCCACTGGCAAttgacagggagctgctgtgtaCTG AGCTGGACTTTGCTTCCATCAGCTTGAACAGCATGGATGCTGTCAGTGAGAGAGACTTTGTGG TGGAATTTCTctctgtggccagcctgctgatGATCCACCTGAGCAAGATGGCTGAGGATCTCATCATCTACAGTACCAGCGAGTTTGGATTTGTAACCCTCTCAGATGCTTATAG cactggcagcagcctgaTGCCTCAGAAGAAGAACCCTGACAGCCTGGAACTGATCCGCAGCAAGGCTGGACGAGTGTTTGGACGG CTGGCTGCTATTCTCATGGTTCTCAAAGGACTGCCAAGCACCTACAACAAGGATCTGCAG GAGGACAAGGAGGCTGTCTTTGATGTTGTGGACACTCTGAATGCTGTGCTCCAGGTTGCCACTGGAGTGATTTCTAccctccag ATCAACAAGGAGACCATGGAGAAGGCACTGACCCCTGAGATGCTTGCTACTGACCTGGCTCTCTACCTGGTCCATAAAGGA ATGCCCTTCAGACAAGCCCACGTTGCCTCCGGGAAGGCCGTCCACCTCGCCGAGACTAAAGGCATCCCCATCAGTGCTCTCAGCCTGGATGACCTGAAGAGCATCAG CCCCCTGATCGGCAGTGACGTCTCCCAGGTCTTCAACGTTGTCAACAGTGTGGAGCAGTACACAGCCATGGGGGGCACTGCCAAGAGCAGTGTGTCCACCCAGattgagcagctgagggagatactgaagaggctgaaggagcaggCTTAG
- the LOC128976812 gene encoding argininosuccinate lyase isoform X1 yields the protein MAAEVRGNKLWGGRFSGSTDPVMEILNASISYDQRLSEVDIQGSMAYAKALEKAGILSKAELEKILSGLEKISEEWSKGVFVVTQSDEDIHTANERRLKELIGDVAGKLHTGRSRNDQVVTDLKLFLKNSLSIISTHLLQLIKTLVERAAIEIDVILPGYTHLQKAQPIRWSQFLLSHAVALTRDSERLGEVKRRINVLPLGSGALAGNPLAIDRELLCTELDFASISLNSMDAVSERDFVVEFLSVASLLMIHLSKMAEDLIIYSTSEFGFVTLSDAYSTGSSLMPQKKNPDSLELIRSKAGRVFGRLAAILMVLKGLPSTYNKDLQEDKEAVFDVVDTLNAVLQVATGVISTLQINKETMEKALTPEMLATDLALYLVHKGMPFRQAHVASGKAVHLAETKGIPISALSLDDLKSISPLIGSDVSQVFNVVNSVEQYTAMGGTAKSSVSTQIEQLREILKRLKEQA from the exons gGGAATAAACTGTGGGGAGGAAGATTCAGTGGAAGCACAGATCCAGTCATGGAGATCCTCAATGCTTCCATTAGCTATGATCAGAGACTGTCTGAAGTGGATATCCAGGGGAGCATGGCTTATGCCAAAGCCTTGGAGAAGGCTGGGATCCTATCTAAAGCTGAGCTGGAGAAGATCCTGAGTGGCCTGGAAaag ATCTCTGAGGAATGGTCTAAAGGAGTCTTTGTGGTGACCCAAAGCGATGAGGATATCCACACTGCCAACGAACGCAGGCTAAAG GAGCTGATTGGAGATGTAGCTGGGAAGCTGCACACTGGGAGGAGCAGGAATGACCAG GTGGTGACTGACTTGAAGCTGTTCCTGAAGAATTCCCTCTCTATCATCTCCActcacctcctgcagctcatCAAGACCCTGGTGGAACGTGCTGCCAT AGAAATTGATGTCATCTTGCCTGGCTACACTCACCTGCAGAAAGCTCAGCCCATCAGATGGAGCCAGTTCTTGCTCAG CCATGCTGTTGCTCTGACCCGGGATTCTGAGCGTCTGGGAGAAGTGAAGAGGAGGATCAATGTCTTGCCTTTGGGAAG TGGTGCTCTGGCTGGCAACCCACTGGCAAttgacagggagctgctgtgtaCTG AGCTGGACTTTGCTTCCATCAGCTTGAACAGCATGGATGCTGTCAGTGAGAGAGACTTTGTGG TGGAATTTCTctctgtggccagcctgctgatGATCCACCTGAGCAAGATGGCTGAGGATCTCATCATCTACAGTACCAGCGAGTTTGGATTTGTAACCCTCTCAGATGCTTATAG cactggcagcagcctgaTGCCTCAGAAGAAGAACCCTGACAGCCTGGAACTGATCCGCAGCAAGGCTGGACGAGTGTTTGGACGG CTGGCTGCTATTCTCATGGTTCTCAAAGGACTGCCAAGCACCTACAACAAGGATCTGCAG GAGGACAAGGAGGCTGTCTTTGATGTTGTGGACACTCTGAATGCTGTGCTCCAGGTTGCCACTGGAGTGATTTCTAccctccag ATCAACAAGGAGACCATGGAGAAGGCACTGACCCCTGAGATGCTTGCTACTGACCTGGCTCTCTACCTGGTCCATAAAGGA ATGCCCTTCAGACAAGCCCACGTTGCCTCCGGGAAGGCCGTCCACCTCGCCGAGACTAAAGGCATCCCCATCAGTGCTCTCAGCCTGGATGACCTGAAGAGCATCAG CCCCCTGATCGGCAGTGACGTCTCCCAGGTCTTCAACGTTGTCAACAGTGTGGAGCAGTACACAGCCATGGGGGGCACTGCCAAGAGCAGTGTGTCCACCCAGattgagcagctgagggagatactgaagaggctgaaggagcaggCTTAG